A part of Sulfurifustis variabilis genomic DNA contains:
- a CDS encoding SPW repeat domain-containing protein translates to MSDEHAGHGHAMPAAQAVEYTCPMHPEVVTREPGNCPKCGMKLVPRGAAMEQVREHAGAHADMMVADHRKLLWPHYMNLMLGLWLITSPFTLGYLSEFVPDANQLRVLGERGLPSFEWRNLAMTWSDIASGVLVVIFSALSADSYRRFPWAQWANAFVGFWLLFAPLVFWTPLPEAYANDTLVGALVIAFAVLVPMMPGMSMEGMMGKPDIPPGWAYTPASWVQRMPIAILALIGFFIARVLGAYQLGHLDGVWEPFFAGSGEMQGVMNGTETIITSDVSKAWPIPDGALGAIVYMLELAMTWMGGKDRWRTMPWMVLGITVLIVPLGVVSIYFIIIQPIVIGTWCTLCLIAALLMTIMIPYQLDEFVAMGQFLLWARRKGKPFWRTFWMGDAMEGGSDDTSKGLLGTPREMFREANRGNSVPWMLLASVAIGISFMLTRLTFGNSGDMANSDHLVGSLVVVFAIMAFSEVARSVRFINVLFGAWLMAAPWLLDGAGSALSTWNGVIGGALLIALSLPRGPIKDSYAGWDRYIV, encoded by the coding sequence ATGTCTGACGAGCACGCCGGCCACGGCCATGCGATGCCCGCCGCGCAGGCGGTCGAGTACACCTGCCCGATGCACCCCGAGGTCGTGACCCGCGAGCCGGGCAACTGTCCCAAGTGCGGGATGAAACTGGTGCCGCGCGGCGCGGCCATGGAGCAGGTGCGGGAGCACGCGGGGGCGCACGCCGACATGATGGTCGCGGACCATCGCAAGCTCCTCTGGCCGCACTACATGAACCTGATGCTCGGGCTCTGGCTGATCACGAGCCCGTTCACGCTCGGTTATCTCAGCGAATTCGTGCCCGATGCGAACCAATTGCGGGTCCTGGGAGAGCGCGGGCTGCCGTCGTTCGAGTGGCGCAACCTCGCGATGACCTGGAGCGACATCGCAAGCGGCGTGCTCGTCGTGATCTTCAGCGCACTCTCCGCCGATTCCTACCGGCGCTTCCCTTGGGCGCAGTGGGCCAACGCGTTCGTCGGCTTCTGGCTGCTGTTCGCGCCGCTCGTGTTCTGGACGCCGCTGCCCGAGGCCTACGCCAACGACACGCTCGTCGGCGCGCTCGTGATCGCGTTCGCGGTGCTCGTGCCGATGATGCCCGGCATGAGCATGGAGGGCATGATGGGCAAGCCCGACATCCCGCCCGGCTGGGCGTACACGCCGGCGAGCTGGGTGCAGCGCATGCCGATCGCGATCCTCGCCCTCATCGGCTTTTTCATCGCGCGCGTCCTCGGGGCCTACCAGCTCGGCCACCTCGATGGCGTGTGGGAGCCGTTCTTCGCGGGAAGCGGCGAGATGCAGGGCGTGATGAACGGCACGGAGACCATCATCACCTCGGACGTCTCCAAGGCCTGGCCGATCCCCGACGGCGCGCTCGGCGCCATCGTCTACATGCTCGAGCTCGCCATGACCTGGATGGGCGGCAAGGACCGCTGGCGCACCATGCCCTGGATGGTGCTCGGCATCACCGTGCTCATCGTGCCGCTCGGGGTGGTGAGCATCTACTTCATCATCATTCAGCCGATCGTGATCGGCACCTGGTGCACGCTCTGCCTGATCGCGGCGCTCCTGATGACCATCATGATCCCGTACCAGCTCGACGAGTTCGTCGCCATGGGCCAGTTCCTGCTCTGGGCGCGCCGGAAGGGCAAGCCGTTCTGGCGCACGTTCTGGATGGGAGACGCGATGGAGGGCGGCTCGGACGATACGTCCAAGGGCCTGCTCGGCACGCCGCGCGAGATGTTCCGTGAGGCCAACCGCGGCAACAGCGTCCCGTGGATGCTGCTCGCGAGCGTCGCGATCGGGATCTCGTTCATGCTCACGCGGCTCACCTTCGGCAACTCGGGCGACATGGCCAACAGCGACCACCTGGTCGGCTCGCTGGTCGTCGTGTTCGCGATCATGGCGTTCTCGGAGGTGGCACGCAGCGTGCGTTTCATCAACGTCCTCTTCGGCGCCTGGCTGATGGCCGCGCCCTGGCTGCTCGACGGCGCGGGCTCGGCGCTCTCGACCTGGAACGGCGTCATCGGGGGCGCGCTTCTCATCGCGCTCTCGCTTCCGCGCGGGCCGATCAAGGATTCGTATGCGGGCTGGGACCGCTACATCGTTTAA
- the secY gene encoding preprotein translocase subunit SecY translates to MMSSQFTDLKQRILFLLGALVVYRIGTYIPVPGINPVALADLFEGTQSSIVGLFNMFSGGALERFSVSALGIMPYISASIIMQLMSSAIPALEQLRKEGEAGRRKITQYTRYGTVILATVQAFGIAIALESQQAGGLPVVVAPGIGFKLMTVITLVTGTMFLMWLGEQVTERGIGNGISMIIFAGIVAGLPSAIGQTLELVGRGTFQPLFALLLFTIALGVTWFVVLVERGQRRITVNYAKQHRGRRTLAGTSSHLPLKINMAGVIPPIFASSIILMPATVASWFGQAEGMGWLRDLATTLSPGQPIYVALYAAAIVFFAFFYTALVFNPKETADNLKKSGAFIPGIRPGEQTTAYIDGVMTRLTLAGAIYLATVSLLPEFLIVRWNVPFYFGGTSLLIVVVVSMDFMAQVQAHLMSRQYESLLRKANLTGGGMGIPR, encoded by the coding sequence ATGATGTCCAGCCAATTCACTGACCTCAAGCAGCGAATCCTCTTCCTCCTCGGGGCGCTCGTCGTCTACCGGATCGGCACCTACATCCCGGTGCCCGGAATCAACCCGGTCGCGCTGGCGGACCTCTTCGAGGGCACGCAGAGCTCGATCGTCGGGCTCTTCAACATGTTCTCGGGCGGCGCCCTCGAGCGCTTTTCCGTCTCCGCGCTCGGGATCATGCCGTACATCTCGGCCTCGATCATCATGCAGCTCATGTCGTCGGCCATTCCGGCGCTCGAGCAGTTGCGTAAGGAGGGCGAGGCGGGGCGGCGCAAGATCACGCAGTACACGCGCTACGGGACGGTGATCCTCGCCACGGTCCAGGCGTTCGGCATCGCGATCGCGCTGGAAAGCCAGCAGGCGGGCGGGCTGCCCGTGGTCGTGGCGCCGGGCATCGGGTTCAAGCTGATGACGGTGATCACCCTCGTCACCGGCACGATGTTTCTGATGTGGCTCGGCGAGCAGGTCACCGAGCGGGGCATCGGCAACGGCATCTCGATGATCATCTTCGCCGGCATCGTGGCGGGGCTGCCGAGCGCGATCGGCCAGACTCTCGAGCTGGTCGGGCGCGGCACGTTCCAGCCGCTGTTCGCGTTGCTGCTCTTCACGATCGCGCTCGGGGTCACCTGGTTTGTGGTATTGGTGGAGCGCGGGCAACGGCGGATCACGGTCAACTACGCCAAGCAGCACCGGGGCCGCCGCACGCTCGCTGGCACGAGCAGCCATCTTCCGCTCAAGATCAACATGGCCGGGGTGATCCCGCCGATTTTCGCCTCGAGCATCATCCTGATGCCGGCGACGGTGGCGAGCTGGTTCGGCCAGGCGGAGGGGATGGGCTGGCTGCGCGACCTGGCGACCACGCTCTCACCCGGGCAGCCGATCTACGTGGCGCTGTACGCGGCAGCCATCGTCTTCTTCGCGTTCTTCTATACGGCGCTCGTCTTCAACCCGAAGGAGACGGCGGACAACCTGAAGAAATCGGGCGCGTTTATCCCCGGGATCCGCCCCGGCGAGCAGACGACGGCCTATATCGACGGCGTCATGACGCGCCTCACGCTCGCCGGCGCCATCTACCTGGCGACGGTATCCCTGCTGCCGGAATTCCTGATCGTGCGCTGGAACGTGCCGTTCTACTTCGGCGGCACCTCGCTCCTGATCGTGGTGGTCGTGAGCATGGATTTCATGGCGCAGGTGCAGGCGCACCTGATGTCGCGGCAGTACGAGAGCCTGCTGCGCAAGGCGAACCTGACCGGCGGTGGCATGGGGATACCCAGGTAA
- a CDS encoding SAM-dependent methyltransferase: MRQNEDITLSLSADAGAKWAEGALRRVFRDYPDDLAVRLWDGRTVAFGRGAPECTLVFRTPRAFRESILSRDPLRLAEAYFLGRVDVEGDLCAALRLKEHLGALHLSAREKAGFLLGALRLPKTDGAAAAVATPGWPTSHRLRSARAHSKARDREAIAFHYDVSNEFYRLWLDEQMVYSCAYFENASDGLDRAQRNKLEHICRKLRLKPGERLLDIGCGWGALIRWAACHHGVRAHGVTLSGQQYEHCRHRIAEEGLHDRVTVALADYRDIEGTYDKIASVGMFEHVGLEQLPAYFATVRRLLAPGGLFLNHGITSATEGWRRSVGTEFINRYVFPDGELDTASNVQRAMERSGFEIFDVEALRPHYALTLRHWVQRLERRRDEALRHVPEPTYRVWRLYMTACALAFEEGDVGVYQVLAAPRTKDPIPVPLTRRDLYAAR; the protein is encoded by the coding sequence ATGAGGCAGAACGAAGACATTACCTTGTCGTTGTCCGCCGATGCCGGGGCGAAATGGGCGGAAGGCGCCTTGCGGCGGGTGTTCCGTGACTATCCCGACGACCTGGCGGTCCGCTTGTGGGACGGTCGCACCGTGGCCTTCGGCCGTGGCGCGCCGGAATGCACCCTCGTCTTTCGCACACCCCGTGCCTTTCGCGAGTCGATCCTCTCGCGCGATCCGCTGCGCCTGGCCGAGGCCTATTTTCTCGGGCGGGTGGACGTCGAAGGCGATCTCTGTGCCGCCCTGCGTCTCAAGGAGCATCTCGGCGCGCTGCACCTCTCGGCGCGGGAGAAGGCCGGGTTTCTGCTCGGGGCGCTGCGCCTGCCGAAGACGGACGGCGCAGCGGCCGCCGTGGCCACGCCTGGATGGCCCACGTCGCACCGCCTTCGGTCGGCGCGTGCCCATTCGAAGGCGCGCGACCGCGAGGCCATCGCCTTTCACTACGACGTGTCGAACGAGTTCTACCGCCTGTGGCTGGACGAGCAGATGGTTTACTCCTGCGCCTACTTCGAGAACGCGAGCGACGGCCTCGACCGGGCCCAGCGGAACAAGCTCGAGCACATCTGCCGCAAGCTCCGGCTCAAGCCCGGCGAACGGCTGCTCGACATCGGCTGCGGCTGGGGCGCGCTGATCCGCTGGGCGGCGTGCCATCACGGCGTGCGGGCGCACGGCGTGACGCTGAGCGGGCAACAGTACGAGCACTGCCGGCACCGGATCGCCGAGGAAGGGTTGCACGACCGCGTGACCGTGGCGCTCGCGGACTATCGCGATATCGAGGGGACCTACGACAAGATCGCGAGCGTCGGCATGTTCGAGCACGTCGGCCTCGAGCAGCTCCCGGCGTACTTCGCGACGGTGCGGCGCCTGCTCGCGCCGGGCGGGCTGTTCCTAAACCACGGCATCACCAGCGCGACCGAGGGCTGGCGCAGGAGCGTCGGGACCGAGTTCATCAACCGCTACGTCTTCCCGGACGGCGAGCTCGACACGGCGAGTAACGTGCAGCGCGCCATGGAGCGATCCGGTTTCGAGATCTTCGATGTGGAGGCGTTGCGACCGCATTACGCCCTGACTTTGCGCCACTGGGTGCAGCGGCTCGAGCGGCGGCGCGACGAGGCATTGCGCCACGTGCCGGAGCCGACCTACCGGGTCTGGCGCCTGTACATGACTGCCTGCGCGCTCGCCTTCGAGGAGGGCGACGTAGGTGTGTATCAAGTGCTCGCCGCGCCGCGGACGAAGGATCCGATTCCGGTGCCCTTGACCCGCCGGGATCTGTATGCGGCCCGATGA
- the dsrO gene encoding sulfate reduction electron transfer complex DsrMKJOP subunit DsrO, with product MSLNRREFLSLTALAAAAAPVPGLLVVELARARPPEEPASSRQRWGLLIDVDQCVEGCTACVEACFIENGVWGHGRPATDAQWIRKVTIRDKQTGVTQSFPVMCQHCQKPPCVDVCPTGASFRRADGIVLVDKHICIGCRYCMMACPYKARSFIHEDVHDQKPYAPRGKGTVESCTLCVHRVDADRIPACAEACRKQGNQAILFGDLKDPNSEIHRRLSARTSTQLRPDLNLNTGVRYQGL from the coding sequence GTGAGCCTCAACCGACGCGAATTCCTGAGCCTCACGGCGCTCGCCGCCGCGGCGGCGCCCGTTCCCGGCCTGCTCGTCGTCGAGCTCGCCCGGGCGCGTCCGCCGGAAGAGCCGGCCTCGAGCCGCCAGCGCTGGGGGCTCCTGATCGACGTCGATCAGTGCGTCGAGGGCTGCACCGCCTGCGTCGAGGCCTGCTTCATCGAGAACGGCGTCTGGGGCCACGGGCGGCCCGCGACCGATGCCCAGTGGATCCGCAAAGTCACGATCCGGGACAAGCAGACCGGCGTCACGCAGTCGTTCCCGGTCATGTGCCAGCACTGCCAGAAGCCGCCCTGCGTCGACGTCTGCCCCACCGGCGCTTCCTTCCGGCGCGCCGACGGCATCGTGCTCGTGGACAAGCACATCTGCATCGGCTGCCGTTACTGCATGATGGCCTGTCCGTACAAGGCGCGCTCGTTCATCCACGAGGACGTGCACGACCAGAAGCCGTACGCCCCGCGCGGCAAAGGCACGGTCGAGTCGTGCACGCTGTGCGTGCACCGGGTCGACGCCGACCGCATCCCCGCCTGCGCCGAGGCGTGCCGGAAACAGGGCAACCAGGCCATTCTCTTCGGGGACCTGAAAGACCCGAACAGCGAGATCCACCGGCGTCTTTCGGCACGGACGTCCACCCAGCTGCGGCCGGATCTCAACCTGAACACCGGCGTGCGCTACCAGGGGCTCTGA
- a CDS encoding DUF998 domain-containing protein encodes MRARVPNDGGGGARGGALARLGLDEDSETRPVPLRVIFRPPDPAASNGGAGRAAVRQVRLLGLAGLLGASLFTVALLVLHVARAEVDWTRHYVSDFANGSLGWMFVSGTMLHGLGNLALTLGLYRSLEPGALREGAVVFFGLAAAGIVAAALVPVDPTGSLPSLAGLVHRAIVIAAFPIELVALVLFSIAFARQRAWRARAGSSFALSAVAALGLIGFFLAVYANAIPGAAERLALGSFLAWELWAALVLARQSGRVNEEGESTVSPDSAHEDSRS; translated from the coding sequence GTGAGGGCGCGCGTACCGAACGATGGCGGAGGCGGGGCGCGCGGTGGAGCGCTCGCTCGTCTCGGGCTGGACGAGGACAGCGAGACGAGGCCCGTACCACTGCGTGTCATCTTCCGTCCACCGGACCCCGCCGCGTCGAACGGTGGGGCGGGGCGCGCGGCCGTGCGGCAGGTGCGGCTCCTCGGTCTCGCGGGGCTGCTCGGCGCCTCGCTCTTCACGGTCGCGCTCCTCGTGCTGCACGTCGCGCGCGCCGAGGTCGACTGGACGCGGCATTACGTCAGCGACTTCGCGAACGGTTCGCTCGGCTGGATGTTCGTCTCCGGTACGATGCTCCACGGCCTGGGCAACCTCGCCCTGACGCTCGGGCTCTACCGCTCCCTCGAACCGGGCGCGCTGCGCGAAGGCGCGGTCGTATTCTTCGGTCTCGCCGCGGCCGGCATCGTGGCGGCAGCGCTCGTTCCTGTCGATCCCACCGGAAGCCTGCCGTCCCTCGCGGGGCTCGTTCACCGCGCGATCGTCATCGCCGCCTTTCCGATCGAGCTCGTCGCGCTCGTCTTATTCTCGATCGCATTCGCCCGGCAGCGCGCCTGGCGGGCACGCGCTGGCAGCTCCTTCGCGTTGTCGGCTGTCGCCGCGCTCGGTCTGATCGGCTTTTTTCTCGCGGTCTACGCGAACGCCATTCCCGGGGCGGCGGAGCGGCTGGCCCTGGGCAGTTTCCTGGCTTGGGAGCTTTGGGCCGCGCTCGTGCTCGCGCGGCAGTCCGGGCGCGTGAACGAGGAGGGTGAATCGACGGTTTCTCCCGACTCAGCACACGAGGATTCACGATCATGA
- a CDS encoding NAD-dependent epimerase/dehydratase family protein, with the protein MNAERSILLVTGSNGRIGAAVVQRLTGRYSNVVGFDRQAPTPPPPGCERIPVDISSDDAVREALHVLREHHGTRIASVVHLAAYYDFLGKPSAKYDQITVEGTRRLLRGLREGFEVEQFIFSSTMLVHKPGEPGEFINEDWPIGPTWAYPESKVRTEALIREERDGIPAVILRLAGVYDDVCHSPPLAHQIQRIYEGQLAGRLYSGETSHGQAFVHLDDVVDAIEQAIERRAQLPPETAILIGEPETLSYDELQHTFMRLLHKKSTETQSVPGLIAKLGAWAQDLLPGKEQFIKPWMIDRANDHYALDIARARTLLGWAPRRSLRQTLPRMVAALEADPIGWYREHGLEPPSSLKKAVEREKKAAAKKAAAHEPAPAAAHAHGSEAAGLPEGRLVHICPMHPEVAQATPGNCPRCGLGLEPEALPAGALACTCPMHPEVASHEPGRCPQCGMSLELRQVPGEAHV; encoded by the coding sequence ATGAACGCGGAAAGGAGTATCCTCCTGGTCACGGGCTCCAACGGGCGCATCGGAGCCGCAGTGGTGCAGCGGCTGACCGGGCGCTACAGCAATGTGGTGGGCTTCGATCGCCAGGCGCCGACCCCGCCGCCGCCCGGCTGCGAGCGCATTCCCGTTGATATCTCGTCGGACGACGCGGTCCGCGAGGCGCTGCACGTCCTGCGGGAGCACCACGGCACGCGCATCGCATCGGTGGTCCACCTCGCCGCCTACTATGACTTTCTCGGCAAGCCGAGCGCGAAGTACGACCAGATCACCGTGGAGGGCACGCGCCGCCTGCTGCGTGGCCTGCGCGAGGGTTTCGAGGTCGAGCAGTTCATCTTCTCGAGCACCATGCTCGTGCACAAGCCCGGCGAGCCGGGGGAGTTCATCAACGAGGACTGGCCGATCGGGCCGACCTGGGCCTACCCGGAATCGAAGGTGCGCACCGAGGCGCTCATCCGGGAGGAGCGCGATGGCATTCCCGCCGTGATCCTGCGTCTTGCCGGCGTCTACGACGACGTCTGCCACTCGCCGCCGCTCGCGCACCAGATCCAGCGCATCTACGAGGGCCAGCTCGCCGGCCGTCTCTATTCCGGCGAGACCTCCCACGGCCAGGCCTTCGTGCACCTCGACGACGTGGTCGACGCGATCGAGCAGGCGATCGAGCGGCGCGCGCAGCTCCCGCCCGAGACGGCGATCCTGATCGGCGAGCCCGAGACGCTGAGCTACGACGAGCTCCAGCACACCTTCATGCGCCTGCTGCACAAGAAGTCCACGGAGACGCAGAGCGTCCCGGGGCTCATCGCGAAGCTCGGCGCCTGGGCCCAGGATCTCCTCCCCGGCAAGGAGCAGTTCATCAAGCCGTGGATGATCGACCGGGCCAACGACCACTACGCGCTCGACATCGCGCGCGCCCGCACGCTGCTCGGCTGGGCGCCGCGCCGCTCGCTGCGCCAGACGCTGCCCAGGATGGTCGCGGCGCTCGAGGCCGATCCCATCGGCTGGTACCGTGAGCACGGCCTCGAGCCGCCGTCGTCGTTGAAGAAAGCGGTGGAGCGCGAGAAGAAGGCGGCGGCGAAGAAGGCGGCGGCGCACGAGCCCGCGCCCGCCGCGGCACACGCGCACGGGAGCGAAGCAGCAGGGCTGCCGGAGGGCCGACTGGTACATATCTGCCCCATGCACCCCGAGGTCGCCCAGGCCACGCCCGGAAACTGCCCGAGGTGCGGGCTTGGCCTCGAACCCGAGGCGCTCCCGGCCGGGGCGCTCGCGTGCACCTGCCCGATGCACCCCGAGGTCGCAAGCCACGAACCCGGCCGCTGTCCCCAGTGCGGCATGTCGCTCGAACTGCGCCAAGTCCCGGGAGAAGCCCATGTCTGA
- a CDS encoding NAD(P)-binding protein, which produces MSRLAFEPGSSTAYRTGDWRLARPVYADKWPPCGAACPAGEDIQAYLALIEADRPEAAWRKLTEQNPFPAVCGRICPHPCEGACNRARLDEAVAIHHVERHLGDLARTRGFAHDVPRGARADKRVAVVGAGPAGLSCAYHLARAGYPVTVYDAASEPGGTLRWGVPDYRLPKDALAREIEAILALGVTLRLGMRIGADLGAAELRAQHDAVFLAIGARLPHVPAEGEVSGRSVEYGIDFLDRVNRGERPVLPARVAVIGAGNTAIDVARCARRFGATEVTIVSPQDRPGRRPGQPAEEMKATPSEIAEAEAEGVRLLLRWGVQRLVRSGQHLDGVQLAQVDRVHDDRGRFKPVLYEGTEMFLPAGYVIVATGQHPDWSGLEALRPDPAAGVYAGGDCAGAPRTAAAAIGSGHQGAEDIMAFLEDRAPVNLRRPATVTFEALHTQYYRRLPRRAAAEIDPIARLRDFREAVTGLDAVGAAYEAGRCLSCGVCLECDNCWHFCPDAAVIKQGPGERYRFDYEYCKGCGICAAECPCGHIHMEPEPVSL; this is translated from the coding sequence ATGAGCCGGCTCGCCTTCGAACCCGGCAGCAGCACCGCCTACCGCACCGGCGACTGGCGCCTCGCGCGCCCGGTGTATGCGGACAAGTGGCCGCCCTGCGGTGCGGCCTGTCCCGCCGGCGAGGACATCCAGGCGTACCTCGCCCTGATCGAGGCCGACCGGCCCGAGGCGGCCTGGCGCAAGCTCACGGAGCAGAACCCGTTCCCGGCCGTGTGCGGCCGGATCTGCCCGCATCCCTGCGAGGGCGCCTGCAACCGCGCGCGCCTCGACGAGGCCGTCGCCATCCATCACGTCGAGCGGCACTTGGGCGACCTCGCCCGCACCCGCGGCTTCGCGCATGACGTTCCGCGCGGCGCGCGTGCGGACAAGCGCGTCGCCGTCGTCGGCGCGGGGCCGGCCGGTCTTTCGTGCGCCTACCATCTCGCCCGGGCGGGTTATCCGGTGACGGTGTACGACGCCGCTTCCGAGCCGGGCGGCACGCTGCGCTGGGGTGTGCCCGACTATCGCCTGCCCAAGGACGCGCTCGCGCGCGAGATCGAGGCGATCCTCGCGCTCGGCGTCACGCTGCGCCTCGGCATGCGCATCGGCGCGGACCTCGGCGCCGCCGAGCTGCGCGCGCAGCACGATGCCGTCTTCCTCGCGATCGGCGCGCGCCTGCCGCACGTGCCGGCGGAGGGCGAAGTCAGCGGGCGAAGCGTGGAGTACGGCATCGATTTCCTCGATCGCGTCAACCGTGGCGAGCGCCCGGTGCTGCCGGCGCGGGTCGCGGTCATCGGCGCCGGCAACACCGCGATCGACGTGGCGCGCTGCGCCCGGCGCTTCGGGGCCACGGAAGTCACGATCGTCTCGCCGCAGGACCGGCCCGGCCGCCGCCCCGGCCAGCCGGCCGAGGAGATGAAGGCCACGCCCTCCGAGATCGCCGAGGCCGAGGCCGAGGGCGTGCGCCTGCTGCTGCGCTGGGGCGTGCAGCGGCTGGTGCGCAGCGGCCAGCACCTCGATGGCGTGCAGCTCGCGCAGGTCGATCGCGTGCACGACGACCGCGGCCGGTTCAAGCCGGTCCTCTACGAGGGCACGGAGATGTTCCTTCCGGCCGGCTACGTCATCGTCGCCACCGGCCAGCACCCGGACTGGAGCGGGCTCGAGGCCCTGCGCCCCGACCCGGCGGCCGGGGTCTACGCGGGCGGCGACTGCGCGGGCGCGCCGCGCACGGCGGCGGCCGCGATCGGCAGCGGCCACCAGGGCGCCGAGGACATCATGGCGTTCCTCGAGGACCGCGCGCCGGTCAACCTCCGCCGCCCGGCCACCGTCACCTTCGAGGCGTTGCACACGCAGTACTACCGCCGCCTGCCCCGGCGCGCGGCGGCCGAGATCGATCCGATCGCGCGCCTTCGGGATTTCCGCGAAGCGGTGACGGGCCTCGACGCCGTCGGCGCTGCCTACGAAGCAGGGCGCTGCCTGAGCTGCGGGGTGTGCCTCGAGTGCGACAACTGCTGGCACTTCTGCCCCGACGCCGCCGTGATCAAGCAGGGCCCGGGCGAGCGCTACCGCTTCGACTACGAGTACTGCAAGGGCTGCGGCATCTGCGCCGCGGAGTGTCCGTGCGGGCACATCCACATGGAACCGGAGCCGGTGTCGCTGTGA